tgttgctgtcaaattaaaggcttgctgtatgtgggatctgatgggtttagttgtgtaaggtcttaaaccttactttgtaaagtgccttgagataactttgtatTGAATtgctactgtaactgtgtgATGTCTTTGTTTAGCATTTTAGCATCTTTAGCACAAACCATACATGTAGAAGACAAGGGTATTGTATTGTAGTGTGCTCATAGACTGATAAATCTAAAAATCTAAgaaaatttcaaattaaaatttcaCCTAAAGTAAAGATGAAGTTGAATATAAGGTTACATATTTCTGTATGCATACCCTGTATCTGTGGGTAGTTCATCAAGTAGAGACAGGCAGTAAGCAGAGTGTTGGCTGTTGTGTCAGTTCCACCAAAATGAAGCTCTGTAATAACTGAACACAACTGGTCTTCATAAAACGTGTCTCCTCcctgcagggagagaaagagaacaaCTGATCCAAATATCACCTTCACCTCAGCAAAAAATGTCTGCCACACAAACCTTCTCTATTTCATCAAGGTAACAGTCCATGAAATGTCTTGGTTTTCCTGGAACTCTGGTCTTTTTGCAGTCAGCCAATATATCTGAATATCTTTCATGtgcagcctaaaagcacagattGTTTGCAATAAAAAATGATcaatttgtttttgtaacatGTTTATATAGTAAAACATCTATTAATCTTAATAGTAAAGGTAAAATTAAGGAAAGCTATTTCTGTCTTCTGTACTTTCCTTTTattaatttctatttttatgtgtaaataaatgCTTCATTTTGACCTAgactgaggtcagtgttttgttttggccacGTAGTGATACACTTACAGTAGTGGGCCTCACTTATTGatagtacagtaggtggtgaTCAAGatcagaaacaaacaggaaaaactTATTTAGCACTACACAAACCAGAAGAAAAACCTGTGTTTTTTCCCAGGGTTACCCAGGTATATCGaattaataaatttaattaaaattgacCAAATGACATCTGAGATAGGTCTCCAAGGACCCTTACAAGGTGATAGTTTCAGAAAATCTAATCATTGGTTTCCTGAATTGGAAGGAAAGTTATACCTGGAACAGCTTAAAGGTTTTCTGGAAGGGCAGTGGCAGGCTGCGCAGCATGGGGAAAAAGTCGTAAGTCTGTAGTgtggagaaaaaataaaacatactcGATTTAGTATACTTTGCCCATATGAGATTAAAAACTTTGGTTATTTTACAGAATTAACACACATCAGTCTTGCAATTCctattttaatatttctgtATAAAACGTTACGTACCATACCCCAGAACCCATTGATTTGTTTTGAACTCTCACGAAAAAATACAGGAAAAAACTTCATGAATTCATCATCGTAGTCAAACTGTTTAGCAAACAGGACTTGGCAAATAATACTAGATGCTGCGTTGTGGAAAAGCAGGTGAGGATCTATTTTCTTACCTAGAAATAAACAAGACTTAAGAAACGTAAAAAGGTAGATATGTTGACTGATAAGGTAAATTCATATAAAAATGTTACATCATCATAGCCTAAATGTAGACGTAATAGTCATGTTTGTAAAGTAGACATACCAACACTCTGCTCCAGACATTCTATAATGCGACGTATCTCTGTCAGAATCCTCACTTCCATAGATTGCTTGCCTAGCCCAAAGTTTTTCATGGTCATAACACCAAAGCGTCGATGTTCTTTCCAAGAAGTGTTAAAACCTGCCATTACCACTCCTGGAGCTATGTAAAAAACCAGCAAGTTAAAAAGAAATTCAGAATAATTTAGCCATTACATCAAATAGATACTAACCTATGTATCTATGCACAGTACTTCTGTGAACAGTCTTTTAGCAATGATCAAATGAAAGGTTTACAGGACAGTAGTGAGAAATTATGTTAATCTAAGTAttctttattttgtagttcactgtcactgtcagtttatgtttttattatttcagcaaGTCTAAGCATTACGTATAAGAAGATTATAAGCTTATTCTGcttctacagtatatgatgcaGCAATAATGCATGTACCTTTCTTTTGAAAAGCATGATTGATCATGAGGTTTTCTGGTCTGCCTGagaaagctgcagctttgtttatTAGAGCTTCTTTCAACGCATGTAGTCCATTGATGACAACTGTTGGTCTGGGACCAATAAAGAGGCTGTAGACATTGCCGTACTGTTTGGCCAGCTGAGTAAAAAACCATACAATTCAGTTTTTTTATGTAGCactaattcacaacaaaaggtatctcaaggcactttacaagatTGAAGACCACGAACAACTAAAACCCAGAAAATCCCACATTAAGCAAACTTTTACAAGAATGTTTGCCTGACCAATATTCACTACAAACAAAGCCAAAAAATTTGATTTTCTGAATAGCATAGTGTGCAATATATTTGTTCTAATGACTgaataaaaatgcaaacatttagTTTGTGTAAggaacaaagataaaaaaaacacagatgcaaATCGACCACACCGAACAAAATAAAGTGCTGACAAGTTTtggttttaatattaaattttcTACAGAAAAATATCATATACCATAATCCCTGAGGCTGTTTAGAATCATTTGTTAACTTTACCCTCTCCAGATCTGCAATGGGGTTTGTCAGGttgagctgcagcacatttcCAAGGATAGGAATAGGCCAAGGACCTGGAGGAAAGTTGTTAgatttttgtgtttgaaaaaaaagtaGCAAGAAGAGCAAAGCAGCGACAAAAAGAGCCACTGAAGCAAACATGATGAATTTGAGTTTCTGGTGAATGCGAACTCCTTTtatttctgtctctgcttttaTATAAGTGTCACAATCACAACCTTTGATCAGTTATGTTGGCAAATTACTGGTTCAGTAATCACAAAGGTGATGCAATTGTGAATATTTCCCAATATTTACCTCAAacaataagttttttttttttttttgttctgtccagcagtttaacaagcagcatatcttacgctgaatgccatattgtgatggacagctttgctttaacaagaggagtatttataaaatatatatactcttcttgatttatggtttatttaatggtttatttagctgatccaaaatatgtgtgatgttgctgtgttggtggacaggttaagtcgGTTCTGCTTTAATAAGggtgtgcaaccagctgctgaaaccaagcaaatctgttaagtaaacaatcagagcaaaataaataagaagcagggatgtaccttaggctaacacattcataactaaacaactgttgtactgtggtttaccttggagattaatactaataccaataatagtgttaaggtatgtgcacatactcatacaaacatatacatatcatatacagaCACattgcattattatacatatcacatactacttaataaaagtcatgacatagaacaccacaatttccatattcactcattattgatattggtagtgataagtattagtaatacttacagttggatttggaaagtgtcccactacaaggttagtaaggctgtagcttaatattattcacccaaagggtgaggcagaccttggtgcatgaacaatgacacttgtggaagccagagtggtgtgaggggctcggccactacgcccattcaaccagcagaggaaagaatcctagcagctggggagcccacacaccttcagttccaggagggcaggtgttgcgacccaagccgcccacacagagccccccaggcagagctgcagcagccacagagacagcacccgaggtcagagtgggccaccgtgggtcaacgctgtccaccccatgagaaccaggggcaaacactccccccggtgggagggtcggcctgaaagagtggagcatgaggacccacggtccgtagggagcccgttaggagatgcccccgcgcccagagtgggtcccacccccagtccaccacccctacacgggcagagcggggcctaccccatcggcccgaactcatcccctggcaccacaccggcctgcagcacaaggccagcaattgatgggggtcagcagaaatgagaccacccaggcagacgatcatcgtaccccgggcggaaaaccggaccccccacactccaaccgcaccacacgcatacaaactcacacaaacacagacgcatacacccacccacacgtacaactcacatcatcacatcaacacacacacaccataaactctctcacaacaaactagtcaatcatatgtgaaccaatgcactctcggatacattctcgcacccacaccattcgcttggtcacattcgtggggagggtaggtctctggcttgccgtccatgtggccccaggcagggaccgcagctcctccctgcaacccagcttggacgtgagtgtgtggaactaaagcgtactgaaggtgggtgacacctccaggagcacaaccgctttTAAAAAATTAGTTACAATAGTTAAAATTGGGTGATgatctccaccagggccagtgggcgaggccacaaatggcctcagccccaggccctagtgaaagagcccacccccgaccctaaatgtatgtgtatgtggctaagtatgaggaactttgggaaaagtgcagtcctaggaacagcaaggatactgcgcagaactcTCAAGCGAGGCTGCGACTGACCtaaaagataagatcatggcaagATTGAAAAGGcaaccccactacaacgactaagtgaagtaccatcagaaagtctaatggaagatgtgaatgcagcattgagagcgatccctaccacaacaatcacagaaaccaatgagctgatatacgcttcagcatcagtgatcctagaggtgcttggctataggAGCaatcatgggagccatgagaaacaatacccaccatggaaacgaaggttggaggcaaaaatcaaggcagctcggagggaagtgagccaaatgacagaggcccagagaagtgcaatgaaaagacgctgcccaagaggtacagccagatgcccatacctgaagcactcgaaactgccaagcaaaggctacaagccttggccagccgccgaaagagatacaccagagacaacgaagccagacgaataaaccggctgttcgcaacacaacctgcgaaagtgtactctcaatggcagggtactggaaactgaacagtactggaaaggtgtatgggaaagggaggcgtcacacaactgTTGACTGTTGActacagcaacctccctgaacatgtatatatatatatatatatatatatatatatagaaagggaggcatcacacaacagtgatgcacagtggctggtggatctgagggaagaccacagcaacctccctgaacacaatccagtgactatcacagtggcagacatccaacatagagtcacaccaacctgtgcacagcctggatcgactacaagtaagcctatgactcaatgccacacacatggatcactgaatgcttggagctgtacaacatcaacagaactctaagggccttcattgcaaactcgatgaggttgtggagaaccacccttgaagccaatgggaagccacttgcccaagtatccatcaaatgtggcatataccaaggagatgcactgtccccactgctgttctgcataggtctgaaccccctcagccaaataataaacaagactggctatggataccgactccggaacggggccaccataagtcacctcctctacatggatgacatcaagctgtacgccaagagtgagcgagacatcgactcgctgatccacaccaccaggatctacagctcggacatcgggatgtcattcgggctcgagaaatgtgggaggatggtgacaaagagaggcaaggtaacccacacagaaggggtctcactcccagaaggaacaatagcagacattgaggacaattacaagtaccttggaataccacaggcaaacggcaaccttgaacaggcaacaaggaatgcggcaacagccaaatacctccaacgagtaaggcaagtcctaagaagccagctcaatggcaagaacaaatcccgggcaataaacagctacgccctgccagtgatcagataccctgcaggaataataaggtggccaaaggaagagatacagaccacagatgttaagacacgaaagctcctcaccatgcacggagggttccaccccaaatccagcaccctgagactgtacgctagccgcaaggaaggaggccgaggactagtgagcgtgagagccactatccaggatgaaacatccaagatccataagtacatcaaggataaggccccgacagatgacgtgctgagtgaatgtctcaggcagtggagaacagaggatgagatgctggaagagggaccatcatgggaggacaagcccttgcacgggatgtaccaccggaacataactgaagtggctgatctcaacaaatcctaccaatggcttgaaagggctgggctgaaggacagcacagaggcactcatcctggctgcacaggagcaggccctgagcaccagagccatagaggcccagatctaccacaccagacaagacccaaggtgtagactgtgcaaagaggccccagagacggtccagcacataactgcagggtgtaagatgctggcaggcaaagcatacatggaacgccataaccaagtggctggcatagtatacaggaacatctgcgcggagtatggactggaaaccccaaggtcaaagtgggaaacacctcccaaggtggtagagaacgagcgagccaagatcctgtgggacttccagatccagactgacagaatggtaatggcgaaccaaccagacattgtggtggtggataaagagcagaggaaagccgtagtggtggatgtggcaataccaagcgatggcaacatcaggaaaaaggaacatgagaaactacagaaataccaagggctcagggaagaactggagaaggcttcgaaggtgaaggccacagtggtgcctgtggtgatcggagcactaggggctgtgacccccaaactggaggagtggctacgacagatccctggaaaaacatccgaaatctcagtccagaaaagtgcagtcctaggaacagcaaggatactgcgcagaaccctcaagctccctggcctctggtagaggacccgagcttggaaagtggatgagaccacccgcggagggtgagaatagagtgtgtatatataggtAAGTATTGGGAAGGAGGCTTTAGACCTGTGTGTTCAAAAGAGGAGCGAAACAAAAAAGCTACAGATGAAAACAGGATTCAATTTTGACTTCAACTAAATGCTTTTCATTTGATGAATTGATCTGATCTGTTATTTGCTAATCAACAATTTAACCTTGAGCATTAATGCGGCAATTTGTATTGCTCAAAGTGGAGATATGTGCCTCGGTCTACCACATATGATGCTCCAATAATGAAATATTCTTTCATGAAATAGCTCAATTTTGCAATACATCTAAACTAAAAATGTATACTAAAGTATTACTACTGGCTATATTTACCACGCGGTAATAGGAAACATATATTTAGTATACTGAAAGTTTGGCGTATTATTGCCTGACAGCAACATTCCCACTTTCTCTAGTCTTGGAGCATTGATTAACACTACAAAAGGCATCCCTCTCACAACATATTATAGGGATAAAACTATGAGTGtttattatacagtagctgATTTCTTTGTAATCTCTGGTTGAACAAGTAACAATGCTTCTAAAATACACAAAACCAAGTCAAGAGTGAAGACGGAACATACATTGTAAAACTACTAAAAATAACTGACAAAAACTGATTACAACAATTATAAAGAAGATACTATATACTTCACAGTAGGTTGTTTTCTTAAAAGGTAATGGTTGTTTTTATAGCCAAAATTATGATcaaacattttttgtttttttgtaaaaaaaagacTAATATAGCTACTCTATatagtatatacagtatctaaGGGCTA
The genomic region above belongs to Betta splendens chromosome 6, fBetSpl5.4, whole genome shotgun sequence and contains:
- the LOC114857023 gene encoding cytochrome P450 2F2-like translates to MFASVALFVAALLFLLLFFQTQKSNNFPPGPWPIPILGNVLQLNLTNPIADLERLAKQYGNVYSLFIGPRPTVVINGLHALKEALINKAAAFSGRPENLMINHAFQKKAPGVVMAGFNTSWKEHRRFGVMTMKNFGLGKQSMEVRILTEIRRIIECLEQSVGKKIDPHLLFHNAASSIICQVLFAKQFDYDDEFMKFFPVFFRESSKQINGFWGMTYDFFPMLRSLPLPFQKTFKLFQAAHERYSDILADCKKTRVPGKPRHFMDCYLDEIEKGGDTFYEDQLCSVITELHFGGTDTTANTLLTACLYLMNYPQIQEKCQLEIDTVLDGKDEASFEDRHQMPYVQAVIHEIQRMGNITPLSVFHCTTQDTELMGFSIPRGTIIIPNLSSVLFEEGQWKYPREFNPENFLNEKGEFVKPEAFMPFSTGPRICLGEALARMELFLVLVSLLRKFKFIWPEDAGEPDFTPVFGITLTPRPYHMKVQLRGTD